The Litoribrevibacter albus genome segment CAATGAAGAATTCACCCTATTCTCTTCACATGCGGTATGGGAATCACGGGAAGCATTTGAGGCCTGGACAAAATCAGAAGCCTTTCGAAAAGCGCATGCTAACGCAGGCAGTCGCAAAGATATTTACATGGGTCCGCCACAGCTTGAGTGTTTTGAAAGTGTTCTGTAACCACACGATCGCCAAATTCAACTCCGTCTTTATAAAAATCAAAAACTACTGACAGCAGTTGTCAGTAGGGAGCTCTTATACTCTGGCCTCATCTAATAACAGGAGGCTTCAGTGATGATTCTAAAAGACAACATTGGCTCAATTGGCGGTATGGAATTCGCTGCCTTTAAACTCAAAGAAGGCGTATCGGAAGACATCTTGATTGAGTTATCCAAACAGGTGGAATCTCAGTTTCTTTCTCAGCAGGAAGAGCTGATCATGCATTTCTTGGTCCGTGGCAAAGATGGCCTCTACGCCGATGTTGCCATCGCCACAAGCCAACAGAAAGCGGAAGAATATTGTCAGCAGTGGCTGTCTAATCCAGTGGCATTACAGTATCTGGAGCTTATTGATGAAAGTACGGTTGATATGACCTTCTGGTCCCGAATTAATTAACCACTCAAGCGCCCTTCTCTTCAATAAACTCTCTGCTTGCTTTGATTCGTCATGGATGAAAATATAAGCAAGCGCTTCTCAAGGAAATACAGAGGCGGATTATTACTGCATTAGGGAAGAAAACGATGGAAAACAAATTCCGCTATAAAGCTTGGGCAAATCAGGAGTTACTGGAACTCGTCAAACAGATAAACAAAGACGAA includes the following:
- a CDS encoding antibiotic biosynthesis monooxygenase family protein, encoding MFIAMNRFKIKPGCEQDFIEIWKGRDSYLETVPGFKEFHLLQGQSNEEFTLFSSHAVWESREAFEAWTKSEAFRKAHANAGSRKDIYMGPPQLECFESVL